In the genome of Chlamydia buteonis, the window GATCTAATCCCTTCTTCTTAGATGCCGTCTTTAATGAAGACTCCTTACTGGTCAGTGCCTGCCATAACAAGGATCTTGTAGTTGTCCCTTCAACTTGAATTCTTTGCCCAATACCCTGAATTTCAGGAACAATAGAGTGCAACTCCCCCATAAGAGCTTTAAACTCCTCGGCCCATGCAGCTATATCTTCTTTAGTAGGAAGAGCTTTAGCACCTCCAAGAGCACTGTGGGTCTTATCTAAGAAAGTACGACATCCGTGGATAAAGTCTGTTACATCCTCAGCTTGATGATGCGATGTCTTTAACTTATCGATTTCACGCTCTATAGTAGCATAGTTCTCTGAGAAATCATTCATCAAGACTAGAGTCATCTTTTGAGATTTAAAGGTGTTATACTTCTCACTCCACTCTTCGACCTTCTGGCGGGCTTTTCCTAAATCTTGAATAATTGCATTCTTTTCTTGGAGAATCTCTTCTACAGGTTTCGTGGATATAGCCCCCCAACTATCCTTATTTACTAAGTTTAACAGTTGGTTTATAGAGCTCAAAATTCTAATACGCTGATTGTCAGGATGTTTCTGGATGGCCTTCTCTATATCCACCCGGACAAACTTCCCAAGCTGTATACACCTATGGATTTTATCAAACAAAGAACTCAGATTTCCAAGATTAGCAAGATAACCGATAAACTCTGTTTGCACTTTATTGGATAAATCCTCAGAATTTGCACGCTTATCCCCTAGGAATTTACGTATGCTCTTAATCTCTGTATTTATCGATGCTTGAAGAGTTGTTTTTATAGTATTTGCCTCTACAACATTCCCAGAATTATGTTCTGAGATGATATTTTCAAGCTGATCTAAAATATTTCTAACCATCGACTGACGCGTAGCATCTACACTCTCATGAGTATTCAGCTCATTAGCGCCGGCTTTAATTTTTGGATGCAGATCAGTTAACGTAGGGTCTTCAGATAAAGCATATACATCCATTTTCCAAGATTCAAACCGTTTTAACCAATCTGCAAGTTGGACCTTAGTTATATGCATTTGGAGATTTGTGAATATATCTAAGGTAATATCAACAGTTTGTTGTTCCTGAGACAAATATAAACGTGTAGCCGGTGTGATATCTAATAGCCAGGACGAAAGCGTCTTACTATGTAAGTATGTGCGCTCATACTGGTCTATAGTCTGACGAATCTCCAGACCTACTTTATTTCCAAATCCACAGATACTCATCAAAGATTTTGCAAAGTCTAGGAAATCTACTCCTGGGAGGAGTGCCGGCAAATCTACCCCAGCTTCTTGAAGAGAAGAGTTAGAAAGTGTGCGTAAAGTAGAGTACGCGGAATTATTCTTTAATAACTCGACCTTAGTATTCAACACATCAGAAAGACGTTTTTTCCAGGCTGTATCATCAATATCATCGATACCTAAAAGTGCGTTACATTGATAACGTGAGTTAATTTCCCCAGATAACCCGATATTTTTATCAAGAGTTGCTCCTCCGTCATAGACATTTTTTCTCATGTCTGGACGTAGCTTAGCAAGAAGCTTCTCTGTTAAAGATTCCCCCTTAGGAATCTCAATATGATACTTAGATAAAGTCGAGCTCCTTAAATCCTGATGCTTACTAATTAAATGTCTGTGATAAATCTGTAAAGAACGATATTTTAATCTTATCTCTTGACAACGTGCGCGTAATCTCGTGCTGGCAAGCCAGTTAAATACCGTCACACCTAGAGCAATAACAGCAGGAATCCACAGACTGATATTGAAAATCATCAATACAGGAATAGCAAAAACAATTGCTGATCCTACTAGTGTCAAAATAATAAGGGCAATCTTGTACAAACGCATCTTTCTCAGATCCGTTTGTTCCATAGAGGAGAGTTCTACCTCTACAGCGTCCAAAAGAGCTTGCTGAGTAGTTAATCCCACACGCAGGCCCTTTGCCTCTGGGCTCAATGGAGATGGTGAGGAAACAGAATCAAGCTGTTCTCTCAGAGAATTTTGATTAGTGTCTCCATTAACTAGAGAAATAGACACAGACAACCTCAAAATATAGAACTTTTAGATAAGCATTATAACTCTAAAAGAATTTATATTAAATCATATATGCAAAGATTATTCTTATAATTTTTATTAATAAAAATAATTAAGAACTTAACAAATGGGATAATTTGACTTCAGTGAAGAATTTTTAACAACTCATCCTCGCTAAGAATGGGAATTTCAAGTTCTTGGGCCTTTTTTAACTTGGATCCTGGATCCTGGCCTACAACAAGATAGTCGGTGTTTTTAGAAACGGAAGAACCCACCTTACCTCCACAATTGCGAATGTAAGTTTCCGCTTCGGATCTAGTCAATTTTTCAAGGCTTCCCGTAATTACGAAGGTTTTCCCTAAACAAGAAGAACTTTCCCTATGGCAAGGCAAAACATGCACCCCTAGAGAAAGCATTTTTTGAATCTCTTCGAGATGTTCTGGTTGATTAAAATAAGCAACTATAGACTCTGCAACTTTATCTCCGATTCCCTCTACAACTTTCAGATCATCCAAAGAGGCAGCCATTACAGACGCTAAAGAAAGAAAATGTTGTGCAAGAGCGTTGGCTCCGCCTATACCCACATAAGGAATACCAAGAGCAGTAATAAAACGATCTAAAGGAACACTTTTAGCTTTCTCTATACTTTTAAGCACGTTTCTTATGGACTTATCTTTAAATCCTGGAACCTGGCGGAGATCTTCTTCAGTAATTTGAAAAATATCACAGCGTCGATGAATACAACCTAAATCAAATAACTTCGTAATAACCTTTTCACCAAGATGATCAATATCTAAAGCATCTCTTCCACAAAAAAAGCGGATTTTTTCAATAACTCCTGCAGAACACAGGGAGTTCGTACAACGGACAGACACTTTATCAGATTCGCGAGTTACCTTCCGATGACAAACAGGACAGTATTCGGGCATAACCCAGGGCCGTGAGCCTTCCGGACGCTTTTCTAGGCAAACACCAACAACTTGAGGAATAATTTCTCCGCCTTTCTCTACATATACAGTGTCACCTATACGGATGTCTTTTCTCTCAATTTCATCTTCATTGTATAGAGAAGCCCTAGAAACCCTTGATCCTGACAAAACGACAGGTCGCAGCTTAGCCACGGGGGTCAATACCCCCGTTCTGCCCACTTGAACTAAGATATCTTCTAAAATAGTTTCAGCTCGTTCTGGCGCATACTTGTACGCTAGTGCCCAGCGATAATGCTTCGCTGTCATTCCTAAGACTTTTTGATCTTCTATATCATCTACTTTGATCACCACACCATCCATTTCCATGGGAAGTTGATCTCGCAACGCTTCTATCTCATGGAGAGAGGCTGCTACTTCATCTATAGTTTGGCACTGACGTGGCTGACCGAATACAGGGAATCCCCACTCCCTACACAACAAGAGATTCTCATAATGCGATCGCTTATTCTCTTCTGCTAACGATCCATAAATAGAAATTTCTAAGTTTCTTTGTGCTGCTTCCTTAGCAGATAACAATTTCAAAGTGCCACCAGCAGCATTTCTTGGATTAGCAAATTCAGGTTTCTCAGCTTGCCTTTGTGCAGCATTTATCTGGCAAAAAGTAGCTCGTGAAAAAAATACCTCACCCCGAACCTCAAGGAATTCTGGAGCCTCTTTTGATAAACGTAGAGGAAGCGTGCGTATCGTACGAATATTTGCTGTGATATCCTCTCCCTTACGTCCATTCCCACGGCTTAAAGCCTGTACAAGGACTCTCTGCTCATAACGAATAGATACGGCAATACCATCTATTTTTATTTCTACAGTGTATTTTGGAGTATACCCCAACGCTTTCTCTATACGAAAAAAGAACTCGTAAAGCTCTTCTAAAGTATAGGCATTAGCAATAGAAAGCATGGGGTGCGCATGAGCTACAACAAGGAAGCTCCCTGAAGTTCGATCCCCAAGACGCATAGATGGAGACCATAATACCTTCCATTCAGGATGCTGAGCTTCTATAGAAAGAAGCTGCCGCATTTTCATATCATAGTCATAATCTGAGATTGTGGGATTATGAAGAACATAATAGCGATAATCATCTTCTTCGATATCTTTACACAGAGAGATATATTGTTCTCTGGAATATGTACTTTGCATGCAGTATTTACTTAACTCCTTTTGCGCAGCGGAAGCCATAGGTACTATTTACCGCACCAGGATTATTACGATGACGATGAGCACAACGAAGATCATCTTTTAAGCTTTTCCAGCAACCACCGCGCAAGACGCGATAAACCCCTTGAGCAGGGCCTTGAGGCGCGTGTGATTCTTGAGCAGAAAGTTCATAGAAATCATAGCTATACCAATCTTCACACCACTCATATACGTTTCCTGCCATATCATATAATCCATAGCCATTTGCAGGATAACTCATTACTGCTGTTGTATCAGAACTAAAGAAATTCGCCAGACTCTTATCTATTTCTTCACCACAAGGATAACGCTGCTGAGAAACACCTCCATACGCGGCTATTTCCCATTCAGCTTCTCTAGGGAGACGCTTCCCTACCCAATCAGCATAGCCAGAAGCACCGTACCAAGTAACACCAACAACAGGATGTTTAGCATAACCTGGCTCGATAACCAGCTTGCCTGAACGCCGTTGTATTCGCGAATCTTTAAGACGGATCAGCTCATTATAATATTTATCCTGTTCACTTCCCGAACATTCTAAATAACGCACAAATTGCTCATTGGTCACAGGATGTATATCTAAGAAAAAGCTCTGCAGGAAAATCTCATGTATAGGATGTTCGTCTCTTTGCCCTTCGCGACTCCCTCGAATAAAAGCTCCTCCCTCGATAAATACCATTTCTGTGAACAAGGGTTGAGGTTTCACCTCTTCTTTTTCTTCTTCTACATAACGGCTAACAACAGGCTCTCGTATTAATAAGGACTGCAATGCATTAGAATAGCTTTCATCTTCCCTAACAACCTCTTCGGTAGAATCTACAGAAGTATCCATAGCCTCGTCTATAGATTTTGCTTCTACAAGAACAAAGGCTAAATGATCAGAAGGTTCTTGATTTATTCTGCTCTCACCTTCCCGGAAAATATTCGCAACGCTAGGAACCTGGGGTTCGTCACTTATTTCCCTCAGCTGTTCTTCTCTACACTGCATTTTAGCAGTAACGAGCTGTTCTCCCAGTGTTTTTTTTACAATTAAGGGAGTCAGTTTCTTGGGTCTTTTATCTATAGAATAACTCAAACAAGACTTAATTAATTGATCCCATGAATAAATGTAATCAGGGAAAGCTTCTGATGGTAAAGGAAATACTCCCTGAGGGAACCTCCTAAACAACAAAAAGTAAACAATCACTCCGAAAGCATAAACATCTTCAGAAATTGTTCCTGATATAGGTTCTGGGGCCTGAAACACAAGTAATTCCTTTAACTTATCTAAAGATGATCTCTCTGAAAACTTTGTTAAAAGATGCTCAGTATATTGATCCTTGAGCAAAAAAGAAAATCCTAACTCAGGTAAAAACACCATAGGAGACTGTCCTGAAAGATCCACATGTACAGAGTCTAAACTCAGGCCACCATGAACTAATCCTCTAGAGTGTGCATAATCTAAAACCTCTGCCAACTGAACAACAATATCCTGAATTTCTAACTCTGATAATCCCTGAGGGAAACTAGAAAGATATTGACTTAGGGAAAGAGTGGGAACTTCTTTTTCTTTAGTCACTAAAAAATACTGACTATCTGCTTGTGAAACATTTTCTATAGAGAGAATTCCAGGATGTTTCATTGTAGCTAATTTTATAATAGTTTCATGAAAAGCATTCATAAATGCTTCTGAAGAGGACAATTCAGAATGAAGTAGTTTTAAAATATACCGTTTTTTTATAAAACGGTGCTCAGCAAGGATATCTTGGCACCATAAGTCCTTTCGCAAATAACAGAGAATCTTATAGTCACCTAAAAACTCAATTCCAATATTCTGCTCGCTTTCCATGGAGCAAACTCCTTGCCTTTTTGAGATTTTCTATCTTCTGCTTATATTGAGCTAACTATAGTAAGGGAAAGGGATGATTGCAATATACAAGAATAACAAAAAAGGACTTTGGAAAGATTCTCCTAAAGCCCCTCTTTGTTCTTAAGAATAAACAACACGTTAAAAAATTGTGTGTCCATCATTCTTTCTTAACCACAGTTAGTTACAATCTATTGTTATTTCCATAGTCATTTAACTACAAACTTCCGCAGCTCGCACGTCGCTCACTACGCGGTTAGCCCTATCTCCTTCTTCTATACCCACAGCTATTTTCAAAGGTTCTTTAATAATTTTCCCCACGCCACATAAACGAAGAATCATTACCACAACCCAAGACAATAAAAGGATCCCCAAAACAATTGCACATCCACCTGCCAATGCAGAAGTCGGACAACATAAATTTAAAGCTGTCACTCCAAGAACTAAAATTGCAATAGAAAATATAGCACCAACAACAGCAACAACAATTCTACTGATATCTACACATCTACGCTCTGCTCTAAATGCAGGGATTTTGTCTACGGATAGATCACAATTCCCTAAACCACCAAAAACATCTTTCACATTTTCAATAAAAGGCATCAAAACCCCTCTATTTTCATAAATACCCAGAGACAGCACATAGATTATATAACAAGATGCAAACATTCAATCAGAGATTCCTCTCTGATCATAAAAATAATGAGAAAGAAACCGCCCTAGCGCAAATATTACCTGCTACAAGACTTTGATAACACTGATCCTTTTCAAAAAATAAAATCTATTTTCTTGAAGCACTAGGAAGACATTTCTTAAATTATGAAAAAAAGAAAAACTCTTTTATATAAATCTAGACAGATCCGGTGGAAACCTAATTTAAGGAGTTATTTCTTTTAAAAATAGATCAATGTTTATTTAAAACTGAACTTTAGAAATAAACGCTATAATTAAATCCTTCTTTGCAAAGTGG includes:
- the ligA gene encoding NAD-dependent DNA ligase LigA, encoding MQSTYSREQYISLCKDIEEDDYRYYVLHNPTISDYDYDMKMRQLLSIEAQHPEWKVLWSPSMRLGDRTSGSFLVVAHAHPMLSIANAYTLEELYEFFFRIEKALGYTPKYTVEIKIDGIAVSIRYEQRVLVQALSRGNGRKGEDITANIRTIRTLPLRLSKEAPEFLEVRGEVFFSRATFCQINAAQRQAEKPEFANPRNAAGGTLKLLSAKEAAQRNLEISIYGSLAEENKRSHYENLLLCREWGFPVFGQPRQCQTIDEVAASLHEIEALRDQLPMEMDGVVIKVDDIEDQKVLGMTAKHYRWALAYKYAPERAETILEDILVQVGRTGVLTPVAKLRPVVLSGSRVSRASLYNEDEIERKDIRIGDTVYVEKGGEIIPQVVGVCLEKRPEGSRPWVMPEYCPVCHRKVTRESDKVSVRCTNSLCSAGVIEKIRFFCGRDALDIDHLGEKVITKLFDLGCIHRRCDIFQITEEDLRQVPGFKDKSIRNVLKSIEKAKSVPLDRFITALGIPYVGIGGANALAQHFLSLASVMAASLDDLKVVEGIGDKVAESIVAYFNQPEHLEEIQKMLSLGVHVLPCHRESSSCLGKTFVITGSLEKLTRSEAETYIRNCGGKVGSSVSKNTDYLVVGQDPGSKLKKAQELEIPILSEDELLKILH
- a CDS encoding SUMF1/EgtB/PvdO family nonheme iron enzyme — encoded protein: MESEQNIGIEFLGDYKILCYLRKDLWCQDILAEHRFIKKRYILKLLHSELSSSEAFMNAFHETIIKLATMKHPGILSIENVSQADSQYFLVTKEKEVPTLSLSQYLSSFPQGLSELEIQDIVVQLAEVLDYAHSRGLVHGGLSLDSVHVDLSGQSPMVFLPELGFSFLLKDQYTEHLLTKFSERSSLDKLKELLVFQAPEPISGTISEDVYAFGVIVYFLLFRRFPQGVFPLPSEAFPDYIYSWDQLIKSCLSYSIDKRPKKLTPLIVKKTLGEQLVTAKMQCREEQLREISDEPQVPSVANIFREGESRINQEPSDHLAFVLVEAKSIDEAMDTSVDSTEEVVREDESYSNALQSLLIREPVVSRYVEEEKEEVKPQPLFTEMVFIEGGAFIRGSREGQRDEHPIHEIFLQSFFLDIHPVTNEQFVRYLECSGSEQDKYYNELIRLKDSRIQRRSGKLVIEPGYAKHPVVGVTWYGASGYADWVGKRLPREAEWEIAAYGGVSQQRYPCGEEIDKSLANFFSSDTTAVMSYPANGYGLYDMAGNVYEWCEDWYSYDFYELSAQESHAPQGPAQGVYRVLRGGCWKSLKDDLRCAHRHRNNPGAVNSTYGFRCAKGVK